The Penaeus chinensis breed Huanghai No. 1 chromosome 21, ASM1920278v2, whole genome shotgun sequence genome has a window encoding:
- the LOC125036594 gene encoding uncharacterized protein LOC125036594, protein MGTCYLLLCLLAVTAGQEGKWRSVNFVTEDVFSEGELEKFALDFQKKLKDDLEALKQEMYIEFLGILQQFEDSRESLSQEVTSKLDEQITNILSKFGKVMRYSSRQIDLVSSKIHSLLGSVGSDSSDPLDPLVASEGGLEAYGDRRRRGAAPGVPTEADKELNKPLEEVIDAKTLSDFDTTNIPAEEERKLTEIISVSDYFDGHIESRDSDFVLWRQPSPGSPTQYIVPLHRAQKKVVHPAKNLAKNNGPPRNCYDLLKAGSTRDGVYKIFPKGAGEGVEVWCDQTSEGGGWTQVLRRQLSRPDQKDLNFTRSAEDYIRGFGSPSEEYWLGLENMHHLTTSSVSALRVSLVDSRLQSSSAMYNTFRVDGQDDGYRLQVADFDASSTAEDALTPHSAASFAFPVVGGNSTSADEKCSSTYGVGWWYLGAPRCYNALPTGTRRLQEVSAANLGNDLGTSKKGLLVWRSAQEEETQEEDHTLTGLVMAVRPVLQ, encoded by the exons ATGGGGACCTGCTACTTGTTGCTATGCCTCTTGGCCGTCACGGCTGGCCAGGAAGGAAAGTGGCGATCTGTTAACTTTGTTACTGAAGATGTGTTCTCCGAAGGCGAACTGGAAAAATTTGCCCTCGATTTCCAGAAAAAGTTGAAAGACGACCTTGAAGCATTGAAGCAGGAGATGTACATCGAGTTCCTGGGGATATTGCAGCAGTTCGAAGACTCCAGAGAAAGCTTATCGCAGGAAGTCACCTCCAAACTGGATGAACAGATCACAAACATCCTCAGTAAGTTTGGTAAGGTGATGAGGTACTCCTCCAGGCAGATCGATCTCGTAAGTAGCAAGATCCATTCGCTCTTGGGTTCTGTAGGGAGCGACTCCTCGGACCCCCTGGACCCCCTGGTCGCCAGCGAAGGCGGTCTCGAGGCCTACGGCgacaggaggagaagaggcgCCGCTCCGGGGGTCCCCACAGAAGCTGACAAGGAGCTGAACAAGCCACTGGAAGAAGTCATCGACGCTAAAACACTATCAGATTTCGATACGACGAACATTCCTGCTGAGGAGGAACGGAAGCTCACGGAAATCATCAGCGTCAGTGATTACTTCGACGGACACATCGAATCCAGAGACTCGGACTTTGTGCTGTGGAGGCAGCCTTCGCCCGGGAGCCCCACCCAGTACATAGTGCCGCTTCACAGGGCGCAGAAGAAGGTGGTTCACCCAGCTAAGAATCTGGCGAAGAACAACGGACCACCGCGTAACTGCTACGATCTCCTGAAAGCGGGAAGCACTCGGGATGGAGTGTACAAGATTTTCCCAAAAG GAGCGGGCGAGGGCGTGGAGGTCTGGTGCGACCAGACCAGCGAGGGCGGCGGCTGGACTCAAGTGCTAAGGCGACAGTTATCTCGACCAGACCAGAAGGACCTGAACTTCACCAGGTCAGCTGAGGACTATATTCGAGGCTTTGGTTCTCCTTCTGAGGAATACTGGCTGG GACTGGAAAATATGCACCACTTGACGACTAGCAGTGTATCTGCTCTTCGTGTCAGTCTTGTTGACAGTCGCCTACAGTCATCCAGCGCAATGTACAACACCTTCAG gGTTGACGGACAGGACGATGGTTACCGGCTTCAGGTGGCAGATTTCGACGCCTCGAGCACAGCCGAAGACGCCCTGACGCCTCACTCAGCCGCTTCCTTCGCCTTCCCGGTTGTAGGAGGGAATAGTACTTCTGCAG ACGAAAAATGTAGCAGTACATATGGAGTCGGCTGGTGGTATCTGGGAGCTCCAAGATGCTACAACGCTCTTCCCACGGGCACCCGACGCCTGCAGGAGGTCTCAGCCGCAAATCTTGGCAACGACCTGGGCACGTCGAAGAAGGGCCTGCTGGTGTGGCGGTCGGCTCAGGAGGAGGAGACGCAGGAGGAGGACCATACCCTTACTGGCCTGGTGATGGCTGTGCGACCCGTTCTGCAGTGA